From the genome of Cedecea lapagei, one region includes:
- a CDS encoding DUF1007 family protein, whose amino-acid sequence MSDKRIGLREAGILLAGLSTASVQAHPHSFISIVTTPVVDQGQLTGLKMQWTMDEITSADLLYDAGDAKPDSPVWKKLAAEVMANVLGQHYFTEFWHSNEKVKFGNLPPQYGLSRSHHQAVLTFVLPLAHPQPLKGQTYRFSTFDPTYFVDMSYEHDRDVHLPPELASGCKVSVHTPKPSEETLLFAQSLDKADAPPEDMDLGKQFAQEVTLTCQ is encoded by the coding sequence ATGAGCGACAAAAGAATCGGCCTGAGGGAAGCAGGCATACTGCTGGCAGGCCTTTCAACGGCGAGCGTACAGGCGCACCCCCACAGTTTTATCTCTATCGTCACCACGCCCGTGGTGGATCAAGGGCAGCTGACGGGGTTAAAAATGCAGTGGACGATGGACGAGATTACTTCAGCAGACCTGTTGTATGACGCAGGTGATGCCAAACCTGACTCACCGGTATGGAAAAAGCTGGCTGCCGAAGTGATGGCCAACGTGCTGGGGCAGCACTATTTTACCGAGTTCTGGCATAGCAATGAGAAGGTGAAGTTTGGCAATTTGCCGCCGCAATATGGCCTGAGTCGAAGCCATCACCAGGCCGTGCTGACGTTCGTACTGCCGCTTGCACATCCGCAGCCGCTGAAGGGGCAAACTTATCGCTTCTCGACCTTTGATCCGACCTATTTTGTCGACATGAGCTATGAGCACGACAGGGACGTTCATTTGCCGCCGGAGCTGGCTTCTGGCTGTAAAGTTTCCGTTCATACGCCAAAACCCAGCGAAGAGACGCTGCTCTTCGCGCAGTCGCTGGATAAAGCCGATGCGCCGCCGGAGGACATGGATCTAGGGAAGCAGTTTGCTCAGGAGGTGACGCTAACATGTCAGTAA
- a CDS encoding nickel/cobalt transporter yields the protein MSVIAVSSPTRRWAHLWPLALFFLLVAGGLYALWLYWPQILLSSASWQRSINQELSGLLRQVAENPARAGLSLLSFSFVYGVLHALGPGHGKIVITTWLATHPSKLKSSLVLTFAASLLQGLVAIVLVAVVLGVLALPSRQLHLSSFWLEKGSYLLVGGLGVLLSWRALRRLCVQLRRKPKFTSFTPHHVHHANCGCGHQHIPDEKQLAAGSDWRARLMIVLSMGMRPCSGAIMVLLFSKVIGVFSWGVLSALAMAAGTSITISGLALLVHSFRSLAVRLSGNRTPALWRQVGWSTLALAGGVILVVAALIMWLSAQPMSRGIRPF from the coding sequence ATGTCAGTAATTGCCGTCTCTTCTCCCACACGTCGTTGGGCTCATCTGTGGCCGCTGGCGCTGTTTTTCCTGCTGGTCGCCGGTGGGCTTTACGCCCTCTGGCTCTACTGGCCACAGATTTTACTCAGTTCTGCCAGCTGGCAACGTTCAATCAATCAGGAATTGAGCGGGCTGCTGCGACAAGTGGCTGAAAATCCTGCTCGTGCAGGCCTGTCGCTGCTGTCGTTTAGCTTTGTCTACGGCGTGCTGCATGCGCTGGGGCCGGGCCACGGAAAGATTGTTATCACCACCTGGCTTGCTACCCATCCTTCAAAGCTCAAAAGCAGCCTCGTTTTGACCTTTGCCGCCTCCTTACTGCAGGGGCTGGTGGCAATAGTGCTGGTGGCTGTCGTGCTGGGCGTGCTGGCCTTGCCCTCGCGGCAGCTTCATCTCAGCAGCTTCTGGCTTGAAAAAGGCAGTTATCTGCTGGTTGGGGGGCTTGGCGTTTTACTGAGCTGGCGCGCTTTGCGCCGTTTATGCGTTCAGCTACGCCGTAAACCCAAATTTACCTCGTTTACGCCGCACCATGTTCACCACGCGAACTGCGGCTGTGGGCATCAGCACATCCCCGATGAAAAACAGCTAGCGGCCGGAAGCGACTGGCGGGCCAGGCTGATGATCGTGCTGTCTATGGGAATGCGTCCCTGCTCGGGCGCGATTATGGTGCTGCTGTTCAGCAAAGTGATCGGGGTCTTTAGCTGGGGCGTGCTTTCTGCGCTGGCGATGGCCGCGGGAACCTCGATCACCATTTCCGGTCTGGCGCTGCTGGTGCACAGCTTCCGCTCGCTGGCCGTTCGGTTGAGCGGCAATCGGACGCCGGCACTGTGGCGACAGGTGGGATGGTCAACGCTTGCGCTGGCAGGGGGCGTGATTCTGGTGGTAGCTGCGCTGATCATGTGGCTGAGCGCTCAGCCGATGTCGCGAGGAATTCGGCCTTTCTGA
- the suhB gene encoding inositol-1-monophosphatase, translating to MQHPMLTIAVRAARKAGNVIAKHYETPDSVESSQKGSNDFVTNVDKAAEAMIIETIRKSYPQHTIITEESGEHAGEDKDVQWVIDPLDGTTNFIKRLPHFSVSIAVRIKGRTEVAVVYDPMRNELFTATRGQGAQLNGYRLRGSNARDLDGTVLATGFPFKVKQHATPYINIVGKLFTQCADFRRSGSAALDLAYVAAGRVDGFFEIGLKPWDFAAGELLARESGSIVCDFTGGHNYLTSGNIVAGNPRVVKAMLATMRDELSEALKR from the coding sequence ATGCAACATCCTATGTTGACCATCGCCGTGCGTGCTGCGCGCAAGGCGGGTAATGTAATTGCCAAACACTACGAAACACCAGACTCCGTAGAAAGCAGTCAGAAAGGCAGTAATGACTTTGTGACAAACGTCGATAAAGCCGCAGAAGCGATGATTATCGAAACAATCCGCAAATCTTACCCGCAGCACACCATCATCACCGAAGAAAGCGGTGAACATGCAGGCGAAGATAAGGACGTGCAATGGGTTATCGATCCGCTGGATGGCACCACTAACTTCATCAAACGTCTGCCGCATTTCTCCGTGTCTATCGCTGTTCGTATTAAAGGCCGCACCGAAGTCGCTGTGGTTTACGATCCAATGCGTAATGAACTGTTCACCGCGACCCGCGGTCAGGGCGCTCAGCTCAACGGCTACCGCCTGCGCGGCAGCAACGCTCGTGACCTGGACGGCACCGTTCTGGCGACCGGCTTCCCGTTCAAAGTGAAGCAGCACGCTACCCCTTACATCAACATCGTTGGCAAACTGTTCACCCAGTGCGCAGACTTCCGTCGCAGCGGTTCCGCGGCGCTGGACCTGGCCTACGTTGCCGCTGGCCGCGTTGACGGTTTCTTCGAAATTGGCCTGAAGCCATGGGATTTCGCCGCAGGTGAACTGCTGGCTCGTGAATCCGGCAGCATCGTGTGTGATTTCACCGGCGGCCATAACTACCTGACAAGCGGCAACATCGTTGCAGGTAACCCGCGCGTCGTGAAAGCCATGCTGGCGACCATGCGTGATGAACTGAGCGAAGCGCTGAAGCGCTAA
- the trmJ gene encoding tRNA (cytosine(32)/uridine(32)-2'-O)-methyltransferase TrmJ, with product MLQNVRIVLVETSHTGNMGSVARAMKTMGLTNLWLVNPLVKPDSQAIALAAGASDVIGDAQIVDTLDEALAGCSLVVGTSARSRTLPWPMLDPRECGLKSISEAQHAPVAIVFGRERVGLTNEELQKCHYHVAIQANPEYSSLNLAMAVQILAYEVRIAWLATQEQPEAPKEDEDAPYPLVDDLERFYVHLEKALQESGFIRPTHPGQVMNRLRRLFTRARPESQELNILRGMLASLENPKKSGQ from the coding sequence ATGCTGCAAAACGTACGAATCGTGCTGGTCGAAACCTCCCATACCGGCAACATGGGCTCCGTGGCTCGTGCTATGAAAACCATGGGCTTAACTAACCTGTGGCTGGTGAATCCGCTGGTAAAACCTGACTCCCAGGCTATCGCCCTGGCGGCCGGCGCCAGCGACGTGATTGGCGATGCTCAGATCGTCGATACCCTCGATGAAGCGCTGGCAGGATGCAGCCTGGTGGTTGGCACCAGCGCGCGCTCCCGTACGCTGCCGTGGCCGATGCTTGACCCGCGCGAATGCGGCCTGAAGAGCATCAGCGAGGCCCAGCATGCGCCGGTGGCTATCGTCTTTGGCCGCGAGCGCGTTGGCCTGACTAACGAAGAGCTGCAGAAGTGCCACTATCATGTCGCTATCCAGGCAAACCCGGAATACAGCTCCCTTAACCTCGCTATGGCGGTGCAGATCCTCGCCTATGAAGTGCGTATCGCCTGGCTTGCTACCCAGGAGCAGCCGGAAGCCCCTAAAGAGGACGAAGATGCGCCTTATCCGCTGGTGGATGACTTAGAGCGTTTCTACGTGCATCTCGAAAAAGCGCTGCAGGAAAGCGGCTTTATTCGCCCAACCCATCCGGGGCAGGTGATGAACCGACTGCGCCGCCTGTTTACCCGCGCACGCCCGGAAAGTCAGGAGTTAAACATCCTGCGGGGCATGCTGGCATCGCTGGAAAACCCGAAAAAATCGGGCCAATAA
- the iscR gene encoding Fe-S cluster assembly transcriptional regulator IscR — MRLTSKGRYAVTAMLDVALNSESGPVPLADISERQGISLSYLEQLFSRLRKNGLVASVRGPGGGYLLGKDAGTIAVGEVISAVDESVDATRCQGKGGCQGGDKCLTHALWRDLSDRLTGFLNNITLGELVNNQEVLDVSDRQQNENHRSTRSQDAIDVKLRA; from the coding sequence ATGAGACTGACATCAAAAGGGCGCTATGCCGTAACAGCGATGCTTGACGTCGCGCTGAACTCTGAATCGGGCCCGGTTCCGTTGGCTGACATTTCAGAACGTCAGGGGATTTCACTCTCCTACCTGGAGCAGCTCTTCTCCCGCCTGCGTAAAAATGGCCTGGTGGCCAGCGTACGCGGTCCTGGCGGTGGTTATCTGTTAGGTAAAGACGCTGGCACCATCGCCGTGGGCGAAGTGATCAGCGCCGTTGATGAGTCCGTAGACGCTACCCGTTGCCAGGGTAAAGGCGGCTGCCAGGGCGGCGATAAGTGCCTGACCCACGCGCTGTGGCGCGACCTGAGCGATCGCCTGACCGGCTTCCTGAACAACATCACCCTTGGTGAACTGGTGAATAACCAGGAAGTTCTGGATGTCTCCGATCGCCAGCAAAACGAAAACCATCGCAGCACCCGTTCTCAGGACGCTATTGACGTCAAACTGCGCGCATAA
- the iscS gene encoding cysteine desulfurase, translating into MKLPIYLDYSATTPVDPRVAEKMMQFLTMDGTFGNPASRSHRFGWQAEEAVDIARNQIAELVGADPREIVFTSGATESDNLAIKGAANFYQKKGKHIITAKTEHKAVLDTCRQLEREGFEVTYLAPQSNGIVDLKQLEAAMREDTILVSIMHVNNEIGVVQDIEAIGEMCRSRGIIFHVDATQSVGKLPIDLSKLKVDLMSFSAHKIYGPKGIGALYVRRKPRIRIEAQVHGGGHERGMRSGTLPVHQIVGMGEAYRVAKEEMETEMARLRTLRNRLWNGVKDMEEVYLNGDLEHGAPNILNVSFNYVEGESLIMALKDLAVSSGSACTSASLEPSYVLRALGMSDELAHSSIRFSLGRFTTEEEIDYTIELVRKSIGRLRDLSPLWEMFKQGVDLNSIEWAHH; encoded by the coding sequence ATGAAATTACCGATCTACCTCGACTACTCTGCAACTACGCCGGTTGACCCGCGTGTTGCCGAGAAGATGATGCAGTTTTTAACGATGGACGGAACCTTCGGTAACCCGGCCTCCCGTTCCCACCGTTTTGGCTGGCAGGCTGAAGAAGCCGTTGATATTGCCCGTAACCAAATCGCTGAGCTGGTTGGCGCAGACCCGCGTGAAATCGTCTTCACCTCCGGTGCGACCGAATCAGATAACCTGGCTATCAAAGGTGCGGCTAACTTCTACCAGAAGAAAGGCAAGCACATCATCACCGCCAAAACCGAACACAAAGCCGTGCTGGACACCTGTCGTCAGCTCGAGCGTGAAGGGTTTGAAGTGACTTACCTGGCGCCGCAGAGCAACGGTATCGTTGACCTGAAGCAGCTGGAAGCCGCTATGCGTGAAGACACTATTCTGGTCTCCATCATGCACGTGAACAACGAAATCGGCGTGGTGCAGGATATCGAGGCAATCGGTGAAATGTGCCGTTCACGTGGCATTATCTTCCACGTTGACGCTACCCAGAGCGTGGGCAAACTGCCTATCGATCTGAGCAAGCTGAAAGTAGACCTGATGTCCTTCTCTGCTCATAAAATCTACGGGCCGAAAGGTATCGGTGCGCTCTACGTGCGTCGTAAACCACGTATCCGTATCGAAGCTCAGGTTCACGGCGGTGGTCACGAGCGCGGTATGCGTTCCGGTACGCTGCCCGTACACCAGATCGTCGGCATGGGCGAAGCTTACCGCGTCGCAAAAGAAGAGATGGAAACCGAAATGGCCCGTCTGCGCACGCTGCGTAACCGTCTGTGGAACGGCGTGAAAGATATGGAAGAGGTTTACCTGAACGGTGACCTGGAGCACGGCGCGCCAAATATTCTCAACGTCAGCTTTAACTACGTTGAAGGCGAGTCGCTGATCATGGCGCTGAAGGATCTCGCGGTCTCTTCGGGCTCCGCCTGTACTTCCGCTAGCCTCGAGCCATCCTACGTGCTGCGCGCGCTGGGGATGAGCGATGAACTGGCTCACAGCTCTATCCGTTTCTCTCTGGGGCGTTTTACCACTGAAGAAGAGATCGACTACACCATCGAGCTGGTACGTAAATCCATCGGCCGTCTGCGCGACCTTTCTCCGCTGTGGGAAATGTTTAAGCAGGGCGTGGATCTTAATTCCATCGAATGGGCTCATCACTGA
- the iscU gene encoding Fe-S cluster assembly scaffold IscU, giving the protein MAYSEKVIDHYENPRNVGSFDNSDESVGSGMVGAPACGDVMKLQIKVNNEGIIEDARFKTYGCGSAIASSSLVTEWVKGKSLDEAQAIKNTDIADELELPPVKIHCSILAEDAIKAAIADYKSKREAK; this is encoded by the coding sequence ATGGCTTACAGCGAAAAAGTAATTGATCACTACGAAAACCCACGCAACGTCGGCTCTTTCGACAACAGCGACGAAAGCGTAGGTTCCGGCATGGTGGGTGCACCGGCCTGTGGCGACGTGATGAAGTTGCAGATCAAAGTCAACAATGAAGGTATCATTGAAGACGCGCGTTTCAAAACCTACGGCTGCGGCTCAGCGATTGCTTCCAGCTCGCTGGTGACCGAGTGGGTCAAGGGCAAGTCCCTGGACGAAGCGCAGGCGATCAAAAACACCGACATCGCAGACGAACTCGAGCTGCCGCCGGTGAAAATTCACTGCTCAATCCTGGCTGAAGACGCTATCAAAGCGGCTATCGCGGATTACAAAAGCAAACGTGAAGCGAAATAA
- the iscA gene encoding iron-sulfur cluster assembly protein IscA: MSITLSDSAAARVNAFLTNRGKGFGLRLGVRTSGCSGMAYVLEFVDEPLADDTVFEDKGVKVVVDGKSLQFLNGTELDFVKEGLNEGFKFTNPNVKDECGCGESFHV, encoded by the coding sequence ATGTCGATTACCCTTAGCGACAGCGCTGCTGCCCGTGTAAATGCCTTCCTGACCAACCGCGGTAAAGGGTTTGGTTTGCGTCTGGGTGTGCGCACTTCAGGCTGCTCCGGAATGGCTTATGTGCTCGAATTTGTTGACGAACCGCTGGCGGATGACACCGTGTTCGAAGACAAAGGCGTGAAGGTGGTTGTCGATGGTAAAAGCCTGCAATTCTTAAACGGGACCGAGCTCGACTTCGTGAAAGAAGGCCTTAACGAAGGGTTTAAGTTCACCAACCCGAACGTCAAGGACGAGTGTGGCTGCGGCGAAAGCTTCCACGTCTGA
- the hscB gene encoding co-chaperone HscB — MDYFTLFGLTPGYTLNTELLASRYQELQRQFHPDKYASRPQAEQLLAVSQSATINQAWQTLRHPLARAEYILSLNGFDLANEQHTVRDTAFLMEQLELREELDDIEQAKDGDKLEGFASRVKTMVKNRSAQMVQQLDARQWEQAADTVRKLRFLDKLQSQIEQLEEKLLDF, encoded by the coding sequence ATGGATTATTTTACCCTGTTTGGGCTAACGCCAGGCTATACCCTGAATACCGAGCTTCTGGCCAGCCGTTACCAGGAGCTGCAACGCCAGTTCCACCCTGACAAATACGCCAGCCGCCCTCAGGCGGAACAGCTCCTGGCCGTTAGCCAATCCGCAACCATCAACCAGGCCTGGCAGACGCTGCGTCACCCGCTTGCACGCGCCGAATACATTCTGTCCCTGAACGGCTTCGATCTGGCTAATGAACAGCATACCGTGCGCGACACCGCGTTCCTGATGGAACAGCTGGAGCTGCGCGAGGAGCTGGATGATATCGAACAGGCCAAAGATGGCGACAAACTTGAAGGCTTTGCCTCTCGCGTAAAAACGATGGTGAAAAACCGCAGCGCGCAGATGGTACAGCAGCTGGATGCCCGGCAGTGGGAACAGGCGGCAGACACCGTTCGCAAGCTGCGTTTCCTCGACAAATTACAGAGCCAAATTGAACAACTAGAAGAAAAGCTGCTCGACTTTTAA
- the hscA gene encoding Fe-S protein assembly chaperone HscA: protein MALLQISEPGMMAAPHQRRLAAGIDLGTTNSLVATVRSGQAETLADHEGRHLLPSVVHYQQQGHLVGFDARALAAQDPANTISSVKRMMGRSLADIQTRYPHLPYRLQASENGLPMIDTPAGVLNPIRISADILKALSARATETLEGELDGVVITVPAYFDDAQRQGTKDAARLAGLHVLRLLNEPTAAAIAYGLDSGKEGVIAVYDLGGGTFDISILRLSRGVFEVLATGGDSALGGDDFDHLLADWLREQAGIADRSDDRVQRQLLDAAIAAKIALSDAVTASVEVAGWKGEITREQFNDLISSLVKRTLLSCRRALKDAGVEAEEVLEVVMVGGSTRVPLVRERVGEFFGRTPLTSIDPDKVVAIGAAIQADILVGNKPDSEMLLLDVIPLSLGLETMGGLVEKVIPRNTTIPVARAQEFTTFKDGQTAMAIHVLQGERELVQDCRSLARFTLRGIPAMSAGGAHIRVTFQVDADGLLSVTAMEKSTGVESSIQVKPSYGLSDGEIAGMIQDSMSYAEHDVQARMLAEQKVEAARVLESLNSALTADAALLSAAERADIDSAMAALSAAAAGDDADAIQNEIKNVDKQTQEFAARRMDQSIRKALTGHSVDEV, encoded by the coding sequence ATGGCCTTATTACAAATTAGCGAGCCGGGCATGATGGCTGCTCCGCACCAGCGCAGGCTGGCCGCAGGCATCGATCTCGGCACCACCAACTCGCTGGTGGCTACCGTGCGTAGCGGCCAGGCCGAAACCCTTGCCGATCACGAAGGCCGCCATCTTCTGCCTTCCGTAGTCCACTACCAGCAGCAGGGGCATCTGGTTGGCTTTGACGCGCGCGCGCTTGCCGCTCAGGATCCCGCTAATACTATTAGCTCGGTAAAACGCATGATGGGCCGCTCTCTGGCGGACATTCAGACGCGTTATCCTCATCTTCCCTATCGTCTGCAGGCCAGTGAGAACGGCCTGCCGATGATTGACACGCCTGCCGGGGTGTTAAATCCCATCCGCATTTCCGCCGATATTCTGAAAGCGCTGTCTGCCCGCGCGACTGAAACGCTGGAAGGTGAGCTGGATGGGGTAGTTATTACGGTGCCTGCCTATTTTGATGATGCACAGCGTCAGGGCACCAAAGATGCCGCTCGCCTTGCCGGGCTGCACGTGCTGCGCCTGCTGAATGAGCCGACCGCCGCGGCGATTGCCTATGGCCTGGACTCCGGTAAAGAGGGCGTTATCGCCGTTTACGATCTGGGCGGCGGGACTTTTGATATCTCCATTCTGCGCCTGAGCCGCGGTGTGTTTGAAGTGCTGGCCACCGGCGGTGATTCCGCGCTTGGCGGCGATGATTTCGATCACCTGCTGGCTGACTGGCTGCGCGAGCAGGCCGGTATTGCTGACCGTAGCGACGACCGTGTGCAGCGTCAGCTTCTGGACGCGGCTATCGCGGCCAAAATCGCGCTCAGCGATGCGGTGACAGCCAGCGTAGAAGTCGCTGGCTGGAAAGGCGAAATCACGCGCGAGCAGTTCAACGACCTCATTTCCTCTCTGGTTAAACGCACCTTGTTGTCCTGCCGTCGCGCGTTAAAAGACGCGGGCGTCGAGGCAGAAGAAGTGCTGGAAGTGGTGATGGTCGGCGGCTCCACCCGCGTACCATTGGTGCGTGAGCGCGTAGGCGAATTCTTTGGCCGCACGCCGCTAACGTCTATCGATCCGGATAAAGTCGTTGCCATCGGCGCGGCCATTCAGGCCGATATTCTGGTGGGCAACAAGCCGGACAGCGAAATGCTGCTGCTGGACGTTATTCCGCTGTCGCTTGGTCTGGAAACCATGGGCGGGCTGGTGGAGAAGGTTATCCCGCGTAATACCACCATTCCGGTAGCGCGTGCGCAGGAGTTCACGACCTTCAAAGATGGCCAGACCGCGATGGCTATCCACGTGCTGCAGGGCGAGCGCGAGCTCGTACAGGACTGCCGTTCTCTGGCGCGTTTTACCCTGCGCGGCATTCCGGCTATGTCCGCAGGCGGAGCCCACATTCGCGTCACCTTCCAGGTCGATGCCGATGGCCTGCTGAGCGTGACGGCGATGGAAAAATCCACCGGCGTTGAATCCTCAATCCAGGTGAAACCCTCTTATGGCCTGAGCGACGGCGAAATTGCCGGTATGATTCAGGACTCCATGAGTTACGCCGAGCATGACGTGCAAGCGCGTATGCTGGCGGAGCAAAAAGTCGAAGCTGCCCGCGTGCTGGAAAGTTTGAACAGCGCACTGACGGCGGATGCCGCGCTGCTAAGCGCCGCAGAGCGTGCCGACATCGATAGCGCCATGGCCGCGTTAAGCGCTGCCGCGGCGGGTGACGATGCCGACGCTATTCAAAATGAAATCAAAAACGTAGACAAGCAAACCCAGGAATTCGCCGCGCGCCGCATGGATCAGTCGATCCGCAAAGCGTTGACCGGCCATTCCGTGGACGAGGTTTAA
- the fdx gene encoding ISC system 2Fe-2S type ferredoxin, translating to MPKIVFLPHQDLCPDGAVLEAKQGETILDVALRNGIEIEHACEKSCACTTCHCVVREGFDSLAESTEDEDDMLDKAWGLEPESRLSCQARVSDEDLVVEMPRYTINHAREH from the coding sequence ATGCCAAAGATTGTTTTTCTGCCTCATCAGGACCTGTGTCCGGATGGCGCAGTTCTGGAAGCGAAGCAAGGTGAAACCATTCTCGACGTTGCGCTGCGCAACGGCATTGAGATTGAACACGCCTGTGAGAAGTCTTGTGCCTGCACCACCTGCCACTGCGTAGTACGTGAAGGTTTTGATTCCCTGGCGGAAAGCACCGAGGACGAAGACGACATGCTGGATAAAGCATGGGGTCTGGAGCCGGAAAGCCGCCTGAGCTGCCAGGCTCGCGTCAGCGATGAGGATCTGGTGGTCGAGATGCCGCGCTACACCATTAACCACGCGCGCGAACACTAA
- the iscX gene encoding Fe-S cluster assembly protein IscX, which yields MGLKWTDSREIGEALYDSRPDLDPKTVRFTDMHQWICDLEEFDDDPNASNEKVLEAILLVWLDEAE from the coding sequence ATGGGACTGAAGTGGACTGACAGCCGAGAGATCGGCGAAGCGCTGTATGACAGCCGTCCGGATCTGGATCCTAAGACGGTGCGTTTCACCGATATGCACCAGTGGATCTGCGACCTGGAAGAGTTTGATGACGATCCAAATGCTTCCAACGAAAAAGTGCTGGAAGCCATTTTGCTTGTCTGGTTAGATGAAGCGGAATGA
- the pepB gene encoding aminopeptidase PepB, whose amino-acid sequence MTEAMKITLSTQPADARWGEKATYSINNDGITLHLTGKDDLALIQRAARKIDGQGLKHVQLAGEGWDVEKSWAFWQGYRAPKGTRKIDWAVLSETEQKELDNRLKVIDWVRHTINTPAEELGPEQLASRAVDLLCDVACDHVSYRITKGEDLREQNYAGIHTVGRGSDRAPVLLALDYNPTGNPDAPVYASLVGKGITFDSGGYSIKQTAFMDSMKSDMGGAATITGALALAITRGLNKRVKLFLCCADNMISGNAMKLGDIITYRNGKTVEVMNTDAEGRLVLADGLIDAAAQKPELIIDCATLTGAAKTALGNDYHALFSFDDKLAARLLASAAEENEPFWRLPLAEFHRSQLPSNFAELNNTANASYPAGASTAAGFLSHFVENYHQGWLHVDCSATYRKGAVEQWSAGATGLGVRAIANLLLAK is encoded by the coding sequence ATGACTGAAGCCATGAAAATCACCCTTTCCACGCAGCCAGCTGACGCACGCTGGGGTGAAAAGGCGACGTATAGTATTAACAACGACGGCATTACCCTGCACCTGACCGGGAAAGACGATCTCGCTCTGATCCAGCGCGCGGCGCGCAAAATTGACGGCCAGGGGCTGAAGCACGTTCAACTGGCCGGTGAAGGCTGGGACGTTGAGAAGAGCTGGGCCTTCTGGCAGGGGTATCGTGCACCAAAAGGGACCCGCAAAATTGACTGGGCCGTGCTGAGCGAAACCGAGCAGAAAGAGCTGGATAACCGCCTGAAAGTTATCGACTGGGTTCGTCACACCATCAACACGCCGGCAGAAGAGCTGGGCCCGGAGCAGCTTGCTTCCCGCGCCGTTGACCTGCTGTGCGACGTTGCCTGCGACCACGTATCTTACCGTATTACTAAGGGCGAAGACCTGCGCGAGCAGAACTACGCCGGTATCCACACCGTCGGCCGTGGCTCAGACCGCGCCCCTGTGCTGCTGGCGCTGGACTACAACCCAACCGGTAACCCGGATGCGCCGGTTTACGCCAGCCTGGTCGGGAAAGGCATTACCTTTGATTCCGGCGGCTACAGCATTAAACAGACCGCGTTTATGGACTCCATGAAATCCGACATGGGCGGTGCTGCGACGATTACCGGTGCGCTGGCTCTGGCTATCACCCGTGGCCTGAACAAGCGCGTTAAGCTGTTCCTGTGCTGCGCGGATAACATGATCAGCGGCAATGCGATGAAGCTTGGCGACATCATCACCTACCGCAACGGCAAAACCGTTGAAGTGATGAACACCGATGCGGAAGGCCGCCTGGTGCTGGCCGATGGCCTGATTGACGCCGCTGCTCAGAAACCTGAGCTGATCATCGACTGCGCAACTCTGACCGGGGCGGCGAAAACGGCTTTGGGCAACGATTATCATGCGCTGTTCAGCTTTGATGACAAACTGGCTGCTCGCCTGCTGGCAAGCGCCGCTGAAGAGAATGAGCCTTTCTGGCGCCTTCCGCTGGCTGAGTTCCACCGCAGTCAGTTGCCGTCCAACTTTGCCGAACTGAATAACACCGCCAATGCCTCTTATCCGGCCGGTGCCAGCACCGCGGCAGGTTTCCTGTCTCACTTCGTGGAAAACTATCACCAGGGCTGGCTGCACGTTGACTGCTCTGCAACCTACCGTAAGGGCGCGGTTGAGCAGTGGTCTGCCGGTGCAACCGGTCTCGGCGTGCGTGCGATCGCCAATCTGCTGTTAGCGAAGTAA